A genome region from Microcella alkaliphila includes the following:
- a CDS encoding glyceraldehyde-3-phosphate dehydrogenase: MSDDVTTIHAAWKEREAAAEQLIPLIGRLYRDHGVVTSIHGRRLINESAIGILRAHRYAQHVTGDELALADSRRVLDALLTIQPGPASLDIARLVTGHAASDDDRDLIEFLRDELAAVMPTAAPATPTDVVLYGFGRIGRLLARILVAHSGSGSGLRLRAIVVRRGGANDLVKRASLLRRDSVHGPFDGSITVDEEANTILANGTLIQVIYADAPDRVDYTAYGIRDAIVVDNTGRWRDEEGLSQHLRAPGVTRVLLTAPGKGALKNIVHGINHGVIEPDDAIVTAASCTTNAVTPVLKVVDDAWGIQHGHVETVHSYTNDQNLIDNFHAGDRRGRSAALNMVITETGAAKAVAKALPQLAGKLTGNAIRVPTPDVSMAILNLTLRDETTRDEVNEHLRRMSLHSELRQQIDYIESPEVVSTDFVGSHRAGIVDGLATICDGRHLIVYVWYDNEYGYSSQVIRVLETMAGAHPVVVPERVLV; this comes from the coding sequence GTGAGCGATGACGTCACGACCATCCACGCCGCCTGGAAAGAGCGCGAGGCCGCAGCAGAACAGCTGATCCCCCTGATCGGGCGGCTGTACCGCGACCACGGGGTGGTGACGAGCATCCATGGCCGCCGCCTCATCAACGAGTCGGCGATCGGAATCCTGCGCGCCCACCGCTACGCCCAGCACGTGACGGGCGACGAGTTGGCGCTCGCCGACTCGCGCCGGGTGCTGGATGCTCTGCTCACCATCCAGCCGGGCCCCGCCTCCCTCGACATCGCGCGCCTCGTGACGGGTCACGCCGCGTCGGACGACGACCGCGACCTCATCGAGTTCCTGCGCGACGAACTCGCCGCCGTCATGCCGACCGCGGCCCCCGCCACCCCCACCGACGTCGTGCTCTACGGCTTTGGACGCATCGGGCGCCTGCTCGCCCGCATCCTCGTCGCGCACTCCGGAAGCGGCTCGGGCCTGCGCCTGCGGGCGATCGTTGTGCGCCGGGGAGGCGCCAACGATCTCGTGAAGCGCGCGAGCCTGCTGCGCCGGGACAGCGTGCACGGCCCCTTCGACGGCTCGATCACCGTCGACGAGGAGGCGAACACGATCCTCGCAAATGGGACGCTCATCCAGGTCATCTACGCGGACGCTCCCGACCGCGTCGACTACACGGCGTACGGCATTCGCGATGCGATCGTCGTCGACAACACGGGCCGCTGGCGCGACGAGGAGGGCCTCAGCCAGCACCTGCGCGCGCCCGGCGTCACCCGCGTCCTGCTGACGGCTCCCGGCAAGGGCGCGCTGAAGAACATCGTGCACGGCATCAACCACGGCGTTATCGAGCCAGACGATGCCATCGTGACGGCCGCATCCTGCACGACGAACGCCGTGACTCCCGTTCTGAAGGTCGTTGACGATGCGTGGGGCATTCAGCACGGCCACGTCGAGACGGTGCACTCGTACACGAACGATCAGAACCTGATCGACAACTTCCACGCGGGCGACCGCCGCGGCCGCAGCGCCGCCCTCAACATGGTCATCACCGAGACGGGGGCCGCGAAGGCGGTCGCGAAGGCTCTGCCGCAGCTGGCGGGCAAGCTCACCGGCAACGCGATCCGTGTGCCCACCCCTGACGTGTCAATGGCGATCCTGAACCTCACCCTCCGCGACGAGACCACGCGCGACGAGGTCAACGAGCACCTGCGTCGCATGTCGCTGCACAGCGAGCTGCGTCAGCAGATCGACTACATCGAGTCACCCGAGGTGGTGTCGACCGACTTCGTCGGCTCGCACCGCGCCGGAATCGTCGACGGCCTCGCCACCATCTGCGACGGCCGCCACCTCATCGTCTACGTCTGGTACGACAACGAGTACGGCTACAGCTCGCAGGTGATTCGCGTGCTCGAGACGATGGCGGGCGCGCACCCGGTGGTCGTACCCGAGCGCGTGCTCGTCTGA
- a CDS encoding acyl-CoA dehydrogenase family protein, whose translation MARTPLTPDEVAADPIGLDSMLSDDERAVRDRVRSFVDNELRPHLAEWYENAVLPRELLPAFGELGVLGMMLAGDGLPGRTAVEYGLAAAEFEAADSGLRTVVSVQGSLAMTAIHTFGTDEQKTQYLPGMAAGRIVGCFGLTEPNAGSDPGSMTTFARRDGDDWVLTGAKRWIGLASIADIAVVWAQTDDGIRGFIVPTDAPGFTATPITAKLSMRASIQCDLTFDDVRLPAEALLPGARGLSGPFTCLNSARYGIVWGAMGAARDSLEAARRYALDRIAFARPIAAAQLTQAKLADMAVQVSTGTLLALHLGRLKDRGLLQPHQISIGKLNNVRTAIAVAQSARTILGGNGITGDYSPMRHAQNLESVRTYEGTDEVHALVIGSALTGLPAFR comes from the coding sequence ATGGCACGTACTCCGCTCACCCCCGATGAGGTTGCCGCCGACCCGATCGGACTGGACTCCATGCTGAGCGACGACGAGCGCGCCGTGCGCGACCGCGTGCGCAGCTTCGTCGACAACGAGCTTCGCCCGCACCTCGCCGAGTGGTACGAGAACGCGGTGCTGCCACGCGAGCTGCTGCCGGCCTTCGGCGAGCTGGGGGTGCTCGGCATGATGCTCGCGGGCGACGGACTGCCGGGCCGAACCGCCGTTGAGTACGGCCTCGCCGCCGCCGAGTTCGAGGCGGCCGACTCGGGGCTGCGCACCGTGGTCTCGGTGCAGGGCTCGCTCGCGATGACGGCGATCCACACCTTCGGCACGGATGAGCAAAAAACCCAGTACCTCCCCGGCATGGCCGCCGGCCGCATCGTCGGCTGCTTCGGCCTCACCGAGCCGAACGCGGGCAGCGACCCCGGGTCGATGACGACCTTCGCCCGCCGCGACGGCGACGACTGGGTGCTGACCGGCGCCAAACGCTGGATCGGCCTCGCCTCGATCGCCGACATCGCCGTCGTTTGGGCACAGACCGACGACGGCATCCGCGGTTTCATCGTGCCGACCGACGCTCCCGGGTTCACGGCGACGCCCATCACGGCGAAGCTGTCGATGCGCGCCTCCATACAGTGCGACCTGACCTTCGACGATGTCCGCCTGCCCGCCGAGGCGCTGCTCCCCGGCGCTCGGGGCCTGAGTGGCCCCTTCACGTGCCTCAACTCGGCGCGCTACGGCATCGTGTGGGGGGCGATGGGTGCCGCGCGGGACAGCCTCGAGGCCGCCCGCCGCTACGCGCTCGACCGGATCGCGTTCGCGCGGCCCATCGCCGCCGCTCAGCTCACGCAGGCGAAGCTCGCCGACATGGCGGTGCAGGTCTCGACCGGCACGCTGCTCGCCCTGCACCTCGGCCGGCTCAAAGACCGGGGCCTGTTGCAGCCGCACCAGATCTCGATCGGCAAGCTCAACAACGTGCGCACCGCCATCGCCGTCGCTCAGAGCGCGCGCACGATCCTCGGCGGCAACGGCATCACCGGCGACTACTCCCCCATGCGCCACGCGCAGAACCTCGAGTCGGTGCGCACCTACGAGGGCACCGACGAGGTGCACGCCCTCGTCATCGGCTCCGCGCTGACGGGGCTGCCAGCGTTCCGGTAG
- a CDS encoding CaiB/BaiF CoA transferase family protein, which translates to MSPGPLDGVLVADFSRVLAGPSASMWLADLGARVIKVERPGTGDDTRAFGPPWAGSSSAYFESANRSKESIALDLASPDDAALARSLAARADVMLENFRTGSLSRFGLDPEAVHRANPRAVYCSITGFGAGAGAHLPGYDFLVQAVGGLMSITGDPDGEPRKVGVALVDLLAAKDAVIGILAALRHRELTGEGQHVEVDLLSSLLASLANQASSYLATGVAPRAMGNQHPSIAPYETLRAADGMLAVAVGSDRQFRALTAALGAPALADDPRFASNGARVGNRAELIAVLEGALASIPVEEAVERMLGAGVPAGRVGDIPSAIALAESLGLDPLVDVGEGHPAQVRHPVRYSAFTPVTPTAPPALDADGTALRAWLAAPN; encoded by the coding sequence GTGAGCCCTGGCCCCCTCGATGGCGTTCTCGTCGCCGACTTCAGCCGCGTCTTGGCCGGCCCCTCGGCGAGCATGTGGCTCGCCGACCTCGGCGCCCGCGTCATCAAGGTCGAGCGGCCGGGCACCGGCGACGACACGCGGGCGTTCGGACCGCCGTGGGCGGGCTCCTCGAGCGCCTACTTCGAGTCGGCCAACCGGTCGAAAGAGTCGATCGCGCTTGACCTCGCGAGCCCCGACGACGCGGCACTCGCCCGCTCGCTCGCGGCCCGCGCCGACGTCATGCTCGAGAACTTTCGCACCGGATCGCTTTCCCGCTTCGGCCTCGACCCCGAGGCCGTGCACCGCGCGAATCCGCGGGCCGTGTACTGCTCCATCACGGGCTTCGGCGCGGGCGCGGGCGCGCACCTGCCCGGCTACGACTTCCTGGTACAGGCGGTCGGCGGGCTCATGAGCATCACGGGCGACCCTGACGGCGAGCCGCGCAAGGTCGGCGTCGCGCTCGTCGACCTCCTCGCGGCCAAGGACGCCGTCATCGGAATCCTCGCCGCCCTCCGCCACCGCGAGTTGACGGGCGAGGGTCAGCACGTCGAGGTTGACCTGTTGAGCTCGCTGCTCGCGTCGCTCGCGAACCAAGCCTCGAGTTACCTTGCGACCGGTGTCGCACCGCGCGCCATGGGCAACCAGCACCCCTCCATCGCGCCATACGAGACGCTGCGCGCCGCCGACGGGATGCTCGCGGTCGCCGTCGGCTCGGATCGCCAGTTCCGCGCACTCACCGCCGCACTCGGCGCACCCGCGCTCGCCGACGATCCGCGGTTCGCGAGCAATGGCGCGCGCGTCGGGAACCGCGCCGAGTTGATCGCCGTCCTCGAGGGCGCGCTCGCGAGCATCCCCGTCGAGGAGGCGGTCGAGCGGATGCTCGGCGCCGGCGTCCCCGCCGGTCGCGTTGGCGACATCCCTTCCGCGATCGCGTTGGCCGAGTCGCTCGGCCTCGACCCCCTCGTCGACGTGGGGGAGGGGCACCCCGCACAGGTGCGGCACCCGGTGCGGTACTCGGCCTTCACGCCGGTCACGCCGACCGCGCCGCCCGCACTCGACGCCGACGGAACGGCGTTGCGTGCGTGGCTCGCCGCCCCTAACTGA
- a CDS encoding NAD-dependent succinate-semialdehyde dehydrogenase: MSKYAVINPATGETVKEYPTATDADIAAAIDAAHAASRDWARSTTREERAALITRVAELHRERRQELAEIIVREMGKPIGDALGEVDFSADIYQYYADNGPGLLADEPVDLAEGSEGSAVIRKSPLGVLLGIMPWNFPYYQVSRFAGPNLVLGNTIILKHAAQCPESAAAIQQIFDDAGFPKGAYVNVYATNEQVSTIIADPRVAGVSLTGSERAGAAVAEQAGRHLKKVVLELGGSDPFILLSTDDLDATVEMAVNARVDNSGQSCNGAKRFIVVEELYDAFLEKFVAKMGEVGPGDPMKGEAAYGVLSSAQAADNLADQVERAVAGGAEVLVGGTREGTYFSATVLANVKPGNSAYYEEFFGPVAQVFKVANEAEAVELANDTPFGLGSYLFTTDEEQAARVADQIDAGMVYVNCVLADSPELPFGGVKNSGSGRELGTLGIDEFVNKKMIRIA, from the coding sequence ATGAGCAAGTACGCCGTGATCAACCCGGCGACGGGCGAAACCGTCAAGGAGTACCCGACGGCGACCGACGCCGACATCGCCGCCGCGATCGACGCGGCTCACGCCGCCAGCCGCGACTGGGCGCGGTCGACCACCCGCGAGGAGCGCGCCGCCCTCATCACCCGCGTCGCCGAGCTGCACCGCGAGCGCCGGCAGGAACTCGCCGAGATCATCGTGCGCGAAATGGGCAAGCCCATCGGCGACGCCCTCGGCGAGGTCGACTTTTCGGCCGACATCTACCAGTACTACGCCGACAACGGTCCCGGCCTGCTCGCCGACGAGCCCGTCGACCTCGCTGAGGGCAGCGAGGGCAGCGCCGTCATCCGTAAGAGCCCCCTGGGCGTCTTGCTCGGCATCATGCCCTGGAACTTCCCGTACTACCAGGTGTCGCGTTTCGCCGGCCCGAACCTCGTTCTCGGCAACACGATCATCCTGAAGCACGCCGCGCAGTGCCCCGAGTCGGCCGCCGCGATTCAGCAGATCTTCGACGACGCGGGCTTCCCGAAGGGTGCCTACGTCAATGTCTACGCGACCAACGAGCAGGTGTCGACGATCATCGCCGACCCGCGCGTTGCGGGCGTGTCGCTGACCGGTTCCGAGCGTGCCGGCGCCGCGGTTGCCGAGCAGGCCGGTCGCCACCTGAAGAAGGTCGTGCTCGAGCTCGGCGGCAGCGACCCCTTCATCCTGCTGTCGACCGACGACCTGGATGCGACGGTCGAGATGGCCGTCAACGCGCGCGTCGACAACAGCGGCCAGTCGTGCAACGGTGCCAAGCGCTTCATCGTCGTCGAAGAGCTGTACGACGCCTTCCTCGAGAAGTTCGTCGCGAAGATGGGAGAGGTCGGCCCGGGCGACCCCATGAAGGGTGAGGCCGCGTACGGCGTGCTGTCGAGCGCGCAGGCCGCCGACAACCTCGCCGACCAGGTCGAGCGCGCCGTCGCCGGCGGCGCAGAGGTGCTCGTCGGGGGTACCCGCGAGGGCACCTACTTCTCGGCCACCGTGCTCGCGAACGTGAAGCCGGGCAACTCGGCCTACTACGAGGAGTTCTTCGGCCCCGTCGCGCAGGTGTTCAAGGTGGCGAACGAGGCCGAGGCGGTCGAGCTCGCCAACGACACGCCGTTCGGGCTCGGCTCGTACCTGTTCACGACCGACGAGGAGCAGGCTGCCCGCGTCGCCGACCAGATCGACGCTGGCATGGTGTACGTCAACTGCGTGCTCGCCGACAGCCCCGAACTGCCCTTCGGCGGCGTGAAGAACTCGGGCTCGGGCCGCGAGCTCGGAACGCTCGGCATCGACGAGTTCGTCAACAAGAAGATGATCCGCATCGCCTAA
- a CDS encoding BCCT family transporter has protein sequence MTEPIARTPSPASTAPPAERYPIKRWVFWPAAVLIVGFVAFTLVAPDAAEAGFGAVQASIISWFNWYYVLIAAFFVVFGLWAAFSRYGRIRLGTDDDEPEFGYRSWFALLFAAGMGIGLVFWGVAEPLNHFANPRPGVEGTDIELAQAAMSQTYLHWGVHAWAIYVALGLGLAYAIHRRGRPISVRWTLEPLFGKRVRGGLGNVIDVVALVGTLFGVATSLGLGVLQIGAGLEAAGTAEANDVTLVAVIVVISVAVLASVLSGINRGMKWLSNINLALAGFLVVFLLVVGPTQFLLRQFVQSIGNYLGDFIALSFTVSAFAGAEGEAWQAGWTSFYWGWWIAWAPFVGIFIARISKGRTVREFVVGVMLVPTIITFLWFSVLGGTAIYTELYGAGGLVSADGGVDTEGALFAVLGSAPGGAALILGAILLISIFFITSADSGSLVMGMLATGGDPEPRRWVRAFFVVVVALLAISLLLVGGLGALQTASIIAALPFSVVLLLACAALVVAFRREGRIADRAARAELVDEIGDHYGLEVDPVLTDDRT, from the coding sequence GTGACTGAACCGATCGCACGTACCCCGAGTCCCGCATCCACCGCGCCACCCGCTGAGCGCTACCCCATCAAGCGCTGGGTCTTCTGGCCAGCGGCCGTCCTGATTGTCGGCTTCGTCGCATTCACGCTCGTCGCGCCCGACGCCGCGGAGGCCGGCTTCGGTGCGGTGCAGGCATCGATCATTTCCTGGTTCAACTGGTACTACGTCTTGATCGCCGCGTTCTTCGTCGTGTTCGGGCTGTGGGCCGCTTTCAGCCGCTACGGCCGCATCAGGCTCGGCACAGACGATGACGAGCCCGAGTTCGGCTACCGCTCGTGGTTCGCGCTGCTGTTCGCCGCCGGAATGGGCATCGGCCTCGTGTTCTGGGGTGTGGCTGAGCCGCTCAACCACTTCGCGAACCCGCGCCCCGGCGTTGAGGGCACCGACATCGAGCTAGCCCAGGCCGCCATGTCGCAGACCTACCTGCACTGGGGCGTGCACGCGTGGGCGATCTACGTCGCCCTGGGCCTCGGACTTGCCTACGCCATTCACCGCCGCGGTCGGCCGATCTCGGTGCGCTGGACTCTCGAGCCGCTGTTCGGCAAGCGCGTCAGGGGTGGCCTCGGCAACGTCATCGACGTCGTTGCCCTCGTCGGAACGCTGTTCGGTGTCGCGACCTCGCTCGGACTCGGCGTACTGCAGATCGGGGCGGGCCTCGAGGCAGCCGGCACCGCGGAGGCAAACGATGTGACGCTCGTCGCCGTCATCGTCGTGATCTCGGTCGCCGTGCTGGCATCGGTGCTGTCTGGCATCAACCGCGGCATGAAGTGGCTCTCCAACATCAACCTCGCGCTAGCCGGGTTCCTCGTCGTGTTCCTGCTTGTGGTCGGTCCGACGCAGTTCCTGCTGCGCCAGTTCGTGCAGTCGATCGGCAACTACCTCGGCGACTTCATCGCCCTCAGCTTCACCGTGAGTGCCTTCGCGGGTGCCGAGGGCGAGGCCTGGCAGGCCGGCTGGACGAGCTTCTACTGGGGCTGGTGGATCGCGTGGGCGCCGTTCGTGGGCATCTTCATCGCGCGCATCTCGAAGGGCCGCACCGTTCGCGAGTTCGTCGTCGGCGTCATGCTCGTGCCGACGATCATCACCTTCCTCTGGTTCTCGGTGCTCGGCGGCACCGCGATCTACACGGAGCTCTACGGCGCCGGTGGCCTCGTCAGCGCTGATGGGGGAGTTGACACGGAGGGCGCCCTGTTTGCCGTGCTGGGGTCGGCTCCCGGCGGTGCCGCGCTGATCCTCGGCGCGATCCTCCTGATCTCGATCTTCTTCATCACGTCGGCCGACTCGGGCTCGCTCGTGATGGGGATGCTCGCGACCGGTGGCGACCCCGAGCCCCGTCGCTGGGTGCGCGCGTTCTTCGTGGTGGTCGTCGCGTTGCTCGCGATCTCGTTGCTGCTCGTGGGAGGCCTCGGCGCGCTGCAGACGGCATCCATCATCGCGGCGCTGCCGTTCTCGGTTGTGCTCCTGCTCGCCTGCGCCGCTCTCGTGGTCGCGTTCCGCCGCGAGGGCCGAATCGCCGATCGCGCCGCGCGCGCCGAACTGGTCGACGAAATCGGAGACCACTACGGCCTCGAGGTTGACCCCGTGCTCACGGACGACAGGACCTAA
- a CDS encoding flavodoxin family protein produces MTTSLVVVESHWGNTERIAYAVAEGLAAAGDARVVRVDDAPTRLEGVDLLVIGAPTHAFSLSRPATRDEAIAKGATQPSASGIREWMARIEADARHILVATFDTKVEQVKRLPGSAAWAAQRVAKSAGLPLTQRPTSFSIGGHDGPVLPGELERARPFGRDRVGAAAVSFR; encoded by the coding sequence ATGACCACCTCTCTCGTCGTCGTCGAGTCGCACTGGGGCAACACTGAGCGCATTGCGTACGCCGTTGCGGAGGGTCTCGCTGCCGCCGGTGACGCACGTGTCGTGCGCGTCGATGATGCGCCAACACGTCTCGAGGGCGTCGACCTGCTCGTGATCGGCGCTCCCACGCACGCTTTTTCGCTCAGCCGACCCGCAACTCGGGACGAGGCGATCGCGAAGGGGGCCACACAGCCGAGCGCGAGCGGTATCCGTGAGTGGATGGCACGCATTGAGGCCGACGCTCGTCACATTCTGGTGGCCACTTTCGACACCAAAGTTGAACAGGTGAAGCGGCTGCCCGGCTCTGCGGCCTGGGCGGCACAACGCGTCGCGAAGTCTGCGGGTCTTCCGCTCACGCAGCGCCCCACCTCGTTCTCCATCGGCGGGCACGACGGGCCCGTCCTGCCCGGGGAACTGGAACGCGCCCGGCCGTTCGGTCGTGACCGTGTCGGGG